A region of Anolis sagrei isolate rAnoSag1 chromosome 2, rAnoSag1.mat, whole genome shotgun sequence DNA encodes the following proteins:
- the FST gene encoding follistatin isoform X2 has translation MLNQRIQPNPGVVLLLMFFCHFMEDQTAQAGNCWLRQARNGRCQVLYKNGLSKEECCKTGRLTTSWTEEDVSDHVLFKWMIFSGGAPNCIPCKETCENVDCGPGKKCKMNKKNKPRCVCAPDCSNITWKGQVCGLDGKTYKNECALLKARCKEQPELEVQYQGRCKKTCREVLCPGSSTCVVDQNNNANCVTCNRICPEPTSPDQYLCGNDGITYASACHLRKATCLLGRSIGLAYEGKCIRQSERACDTYVPDGLSAHESCVPPSNQSSGEHEAKSCEDIQCSTGKKCLWDFKVGRGRCALCDELCPESKSDEAVCASDNTTYPSECAMKEAACSLGVLLEVKHPGSCN, from the exons ATGTTAAACCAGAGAATCCAACCCAACCCCGGCGTGGTTTTACTCCTGATGTTTTTCTGCCACTTCATGGAAGATCAAACAGCGCAGG CTGGGAACTGCTGGCTCCGGCAAGCCAGGAACGGGCGCTGCCAGGTCCTCTACAAGAACGGGCTCAGCAAAGAGGAATGCTGCAAAACGGGCCGCCTGACCACGTCGTGGACCGAGGAGGACGTCAGCGACCACGTGCTTTTCAAGTGGATGATTTTCAGCGGAGGGGCGCCCAACTGCATCCCTTGCAAAG AAACCTGTGAAAATGTGGATTGTGGTCCTGGGAAGAAGTGCAAAATGAACAAGAAGAACAAACCCCGGTGTGTCTGTGCTCCAGATTGCTCTAATATCACATGGAAAGGCCAGGTGTGTGGCTTGGATGGCAAAACTTACAAGAACGAGTGTGCCCTCCTGAAAGCCAGATGTAAAGAACAACCTGAACTGGAAGTCCAATATCAGGGCAGATGCAAAA agaCTTGCAGGGAGGTTTTATGCCCAGGCAGCTCCACCTGTGTGGTTGATCAAAATAATAATGCCAATTGTGTGACATGTAATCGGATTTGCCCAGAGCCTACTTCCCCAGATCAATATCTTTGTGGGAATGATGGGATTACATACGCAAGTGCATGTCATCTGAGGAAAGCTACCTGCCTGCTCGGAAGATCCATTGGCCTAGCATACGAGGGAAAATGCATTA GACAAAGTGAGAGGGCTTGTGACACCTATGTCCCAGATGGGCTGTCAGCCCATGAATCTTGTGTTCCACCCTCAAACCAGTCTTCTGGGGAACATG AGGCCAAATCTTGTGAAGACATCCAATGCAGCACGGGAAAGAAATGTTTGTGGGATTTTAAAGTGGGCAGAGGACGGTGTGCCCTTTGTGATGAGCTATGCCCCGAAAGCAAATCGGACGAAGCTGTCTGTGCCAGCGATAACACCACTTACCCAAGCGAGTGTGCCATGAAGGAGGCAGCCTGTTCCCTGGGTGTGCTTTTGGAAGTAAAGCACCCAGGATCTTGCAACT GA
- the FST gene encoding follistatin isoform X3 — MLNQRIQPNPGVVLLLMFFCHFMEDQTAQAGNCWLRQARNGRCQVLYKNGLSKEECCKTGRLTTSWTEEDVSDHVLFKWMIFSGGAPNCIPCKETCENVDCGPGKKCKMNKKNKPRCVCAPDCSNITWKGQVCGLDGKTYKNECALLKARCKEQPELEVQYQGRCKKTCREVLCPGSSTCVVDQNNNANCVTCNRICPEPTSPDQYLCGNDGITYASACHLRKATCLLGRSIGLAYEGKCIKAKSCEDIQCSTGKKCLWDFKVGRGRCALCDELCPESKSDEAVCASDNTTYPSECAMKEAACSLGVLLEVKHPGSCNSINEDPEEDEEEDDPDYSFPISSILEW; from the exons ATGTTAAACCAGAGAATCCAACCCAACCCCGGCGTGGTTTTACTCCTGATGTTTTTCTGCCACTTCATGGAAGATCAAACAGCGCAGG CTGGGAACTGCTGGCTCCGGCAAGCCAGGAACGGGCGCTGCCAGGTCCTCTACAAGAACGGGCTCAGCAAAGAGGAATGCTGCAAAACGGGCCGCCTGACCACGTCGTGGACCGAGGAGGACGTCAGCGACCACGTGCTTTTCAAGTGGATGATTTTCAGCGGAGGGGCGCCCAACTGCATCCCTTGCAAAG AAACCTGTGAAAATGTGGATTGTGGTCCTGGGAAGAAGTGCAAAATGAACAAGAAGAACAAACCCCGGTGTGTCTGTGCTCCAGATTGCTCTAATATCACATGGAAAGGCCAGGTGTGTGGCTTGGATGGCAAAACTTACAAGAACGAGTGTGCCCTCCTGAAAGCCAGATGTAAAGAACAACCTGAACTGGAAGTCCAATATCAGGGCAGATGCAAAA agaCTTGCAGGGAGGTTTTATGCCCAGGCAGCTCCACCTGTGTGGTTGATCAAAATAATAATGCCAATTGTGTGACATGTAATCGGATTTGCCCAGAGCCTACTTCCCCAGATCAATATCTTTGTGGGAATGATGGGATTACATACGCAAGTGCATGTCATCTGAGGAAAGCTACCTGCCTGCTCGGAAGATCCATTGGCCTAGCATACGAGGGAAAATGCATTA AGGCCAAATCTTGTGAAGACATCCAATGCAGCACGGGAAAGAAATGTTTGTGGGATTTTAAAGTGGGCAGAGGACGGTGTGCCCTTTGTGATGAGCTATGCCCCGAAAGCAAATCGGACGAAGCTGTCTGTGCCAGCGATAACACCACTTACCCAAGCGAGTGTGCCATGAAGGAGGCAGCCTGTTCCCTGGGTGTGCTTTTGGAAGTAAAGCACCCAGGATCTTGCAACT ccattaatgaagatcctgaggaagatgaagaagaggatgaCCCGGACTACAGCTTTCCTATATCTTCCATTCTAGAGTGGTAA
- the FST gene encoding follistatin isoform X1, which translates to MLNQRIQPNPGVVLLLMFFCHFMEDQTAQAGNCWLRQARNGRCQVLYKNGLSKEECCKTGRLTTSWTEEDVSDHVLFKWMIFSGGAPNCIPCKETCENVDCGPGKKCKMNKKNKPRCVCAPDCSNITWKGQVCGLDGKTYKNECALLKARCKEQPELEVQYQGRCKKTCREVLCPGSSTCVVDQNNNANCVTCNRICPEPTSPDQYLCGNDGITYASACHLRKATCLLGRSIGLAYEGKCIRQSERACDTYVPDGLSAHESCVPPSNQSSGEHEAKSCEDIQCSTGKKCLWDFKVGRGRCALCDELCPESKSDEAVCASDNTTYPSECAMKEAACSLGVLLEVKHPGSCNSINEDPEEDEEEDDPDYSFPISSILEW; encoded by the exons ATGTTAAACCAGAGAATCCAACCCAACCCCGGCGTGGTTTTACTCCTGATGTTTTTCTGCCACTTCATGGAAGATCAAACAGCGCAGG CTGGGAACTGCTGGCTCCGGCAAGCCAGGAACGGGCGCTGCCAGGTCCTCTACAAGAACGGGCTCAGCAAAGAGGAATGCTGCAAAACGGGCCGCCTGACCACGTCGTGGACCGAGGAGGACGTCAGCGACCACGTGCTTTTCAAGTGGATGATTTTCAGCGGAGGGGCGCCCAACTGCATCCCTTGCAAAG AAACCTGTGAAAATGTGGATTGTGGTCCTGGGAAGAAGTGCAAAATGAACAAGAAGAACAAACCCCGGTGTGTCTGTGCTCCAGATTGCTCTAATATCACATGGAAAGGCCAGGTGTGTGGCTTGGATGGCAAAACTTACAAGAACGAGTGTGCCCTCCTGAAAGCCAGATGTAAAGAACAACCTGAACTGGAAGTCCAATATCAGGGCAGATGCAAAA agaCTTGCAGGGAGGTTTTATGCCCAGGCAGCTCCACCTGTGTGGTTGATCAAAATAATAATGCCAATTGTGTGACATGTAATCGGATTTGCCCAGAGCCTACTTCCCCAGATCAATATCTTTGTGGGAATGATGGGATTACATACGCAAGTGCATGTCATCTGAGGAAAGCTACCTGCCTGCTCGGAAGATCCATTGGCCTAGCATACGAGGGAAAATGCATTA GACAAAGTGAGAGGGCTTGTGACACCTATGTCCCAGATGGGCTGTCAGCCCATGAATCTTGTGTTCCACCCTCAAACCAGTCTTCTGGGGAACATG AGGCCAAATCTTGTGAAGACATCCAATGCAGCACGGGAAAGAAATGTTTGTGGGATTTTAAAGTGGGCAGAGGACGGTGTGCCCTTTGTGATGAGCTATGCCCCGAAAGCAAATCGGACGAAGCTGTCTGTGCCAGCGATAACACCACTTACCCAAGCGAGTGTGCCATGAAGGAGGCAGCCTGTTCCCTGGGTGTGCTTTTGGAAGTAAAGCACCCAGGATCTTGCAACT ccattaatgaagatcctgaggaagatgaagaagaggatgaCCCGGACTACAGCTTTCCTATATCTTCCATTCTAGAGTGGTAA